The Candidatus Acidiferrales bacterium DNA segment ATTTCGCTGGTGTTTTTATTCTTGATCGCCGCCCTAACGGATGCGTTTGCGATAAGTACCTCTTTTACCAGGACGCGCTTCCCATCTAAACTTGGGACTAACTTCTGCGAAACCACGCATTTCAATACATCCGCCAATCGTTGCCAAACGCGTTCCTGTTCCTCCGGCGGCACCTCCGCAACTATTCTATCAATGCTTTCTACGGCGGAGGCAGTATGCAATGTTGAAAACACTTTATGACCGCTGTCGGTAATTTCAAGTGCAGTCAAAATTGTATCCGAGTCGCGCATCTCGGCGATCATCACGATGTCCGGGTCCTGACGTAAAGCTTCAATGCATCCTTCCTTAAAAGATAATGTATCTCGTCCCACTTCCCGGTGACGAATAATGCATTTGTCGGATTTGTGAACATACTCAATGGGTGAACCGATAATGACAATATCTCCGTTAACATCGTGATTGTTCATATCAATTACTGAATCGAGCGTCGTGCTTTTTCCAGAACCTGTGATACCTGTGATAAGTATCATTCCTTCCTTCGTATGGCGGAGTGCAAGAACTTTCAGGACTTCCGGATGGAAGACCAGCTCGCTGATTGGGTAAATTTTATCATTGATCGCGCGCATGTTCAG contains these protein-coding regions:
- a CDS encoding PilT/PilU family type 4a pilus ATPase; this encodes METVVTAEVAGARNLLKQLTTQISEIVRGMERHIFVGNMIANLPEDQRVELRRLLNSILLKMRENKASDFDIGGNGAQGKVWYRVFGAKRPDDAWGTFTLDETSLLIQNILSDRQRQFFYDKRNLDFSYALAVKNETFRYRADAYLDLEEIALNMRAINDKIYPISELVFHPEVLKVLALRHTKEGMILITGITGSGKSTTLDSVIDMNNHDVNGDIVIIGSPIEYVHKSDKCIIRHREVGRDTLSFKEGCIEALRQDPDIVMIAEMRDSDTILTALEITDSGHKVFSTLHTASAVESIDRIVAEVPPEEQERVWQRLADVLKCVVSQKLVPSLDGKRVLVKEVLIANASVRAAIKNKNTSEIYQMIAEGSDIGMITMEQDLKRLYVQRRVSRDTALNYANNKRRMEQLLQMM